A part of Apodemus sylvaticus chromosome 19, mApoSyl1.1, whole genome shotgun sequence genomic DNA contains:
- the LOC127669889 gene encoding perforin-1-like → MATYLFLLGLFLLLPRPVSAPCYTATRSECKQKHKFVPGAWLAGEGMDVTTLRRSGSFPVNTWKFLRPDRTCTLCKNSLMRDAIQRLPVAMAHWRPDSSYCRRNIATVKVSSTEGVAREAAANIKNDWRVGLEVNPKPEASVHVSMAGSHSQVANFAAEKTHQDQYNFNTDTVECRMYSVRLAQKPPLHSDFRRALRALPPTFNSSTEHAYRRLISAYGTHFISAMDLGGRISALTALRTCQLTLNGLTADEVADCRNVEAQVSIGGQASASSEYKACEEKKKQHKITTSFHQTYRERHVEVLGGPLDSTHDLLFGNQATPEQFSTWVASLPRSPGLVDYSLEPLHTLLEDLDPKREALRQAISHYVMSRARWRNCSRPCGPGQHKSSRDSCQCVCQDSKVTNQDCCPRQRGLAHLNASNFEAKGLWGDYITATDAYLKIFFGGQEYRTEVVWNNNNPRWPKGRDFGNVLLSTGGPLRVQVWDADNGWDDDLLGSCDQKPRSGSHEVTCNLNHGSLKFRYHVKCLPHLTGETCLEYAPHGLLGDPPGNRSGAVW, encoded by the exons ATGGCCACCTACCTGTTCCTCCTGGGCCTTTTCCTGCTGCTGCCAcgccctgtctctgctccctgctACACTGCCACTCGGTCAGAATGCAAGCAGAAGCACAAGTTCGTGCCAGGTGCATGGTTGGCTGGGGAAGGCATGGATGTGACCACCCTCCGCCGCTCTGGCTCCTTCCCAGTGAACACATGGAAGTTCCTGAGGCCAGACCGCACCTGCACCCTCTGTAAAAACTCCCTAATGAGAGACGCTATACAGCGCCTACCCGTGGCAATGGCCCACTGGAGGCCTGACAGCTCATACTGCAGGCGTAACATTGCCACAGTCAAGGTCAGCTCCACGGAGGGCGTGGCCCGGGAGGCAGCTGCTAATATCAAGAACGACTGGCGTGTGGGTCTGGAAGTTAACCCAAAGCCGGAAGCAAGCGTGCACGTGTCCATGGCCGGCTCCCACTCCCAGGTAGCCAATTTTGCAGCCGAGAAGACCCATCAGGACCAGTACAACTTTAATACTGACACAGTGGAGTGTCGCATGTACAG CGTTCGCCTGGCACAAAAACCTCCTCTGCACTCTGACTTCAGAAGGGCACTCAGAGCCCTTCCCCCCACCTTTAACAGCTCCACGGAGCATGCGTATCGCAGGCTCATCTCCGCCTACGGCACCCACTTTATTTCGGCTATGGACCTAGGTGGCCGCATCTCAGCCCTCACGGCCCTGCGCACCTGTCAGCTGACCCTAAACGGGCTCACAGCTGATGAGGTAGCAGACTGCCGGAACGTGGAGGCCCAGGTCAGCATCGGTGGCCAAGCCAGCGCCTCAAGCGAATACAAGGCCTgtgaggagaagaagaaacagcaCAAAATCACCACCTCTTTCCACCAGACCTACCGCGAACGTCACGTCGAAGTGCTCGGTGGCCCCCTTGACTCCACGCATGATCTGCTCTTTGGGAACCAAGCTACACcagagcagttctcaacctgggtAGCCTCACTGCCCAGAAGCCCTGGACTGGTGGACTACAGCCTGGAGCCCCTACACACATTACTGGAAGACCTGGACCCGAAGCGGGAGGCGCTGAGACAGGCAATCAGCCATTATGTGATGAGCAGGGCCCGCTGGCGGAACTGTAGCCGGCCCTGTGGGCCAGGCCAGCATAAGAGTAGTCGTGATTCATGCCAGTGTGTGTGCCAGGATTCGAAGGTCACCAACCAGGACTGCTGTCCACGCCAGAGGGGCTTGGCCCACCTGAATGCAAGCAATTTTGAGGCAAAGGGTCTGTGGGGAGACTACATCACTGCTACTGATGCCTACCTAAAGATCTTCTTTGGTGGCCAGGAGTACAGGACGGAAGTCGTGTGGAACAATAACAATCCCAGGTGGCCTAAAGGGAGGGACTTTGGGAATGTGCTCCTGTCTACGGGGGGACCCCTCAGGGTGCAGGTCTGGGATGCTGACAATGGCTGGGATGATGACCTTCTTGGTTCATGTGACCAGAAACCCCGGTCTGGTTCCCATGAGGTGACCTGTAACCTGAACCACGGCAGCCTAAAATTCCGCTACCATGTCAAGTGTTTGCCCCATCTCACTGGAGAGACCTGCCTGGAGTATGCCCCCCACGGGCTTCTGGGAGATCCTCCAGGAAACCGCAGTGGGGCAGTgtggtaa